One genomic window of Polyodon spathula isolate WHYD16114869_AA chromosome 8, ASM1765450v1, whole genome shotgun sequence includes the following:
- the rxylt1 gene encoding ribitol-5-phosphate xylosyltransferase 1 isoform X1 — protein MKFSCRRICSFIVLVYLVFSLYAAYNVFFKRATVSRVHRVTVSTLQPLKLGHGKDLAQSDERGDWNPWEEDDKLDTIALQQKHKVSVKVQERIAQNRPKVHKVQIWGKAAIGLYLWEHILEGQLEPADAAAQWREGELRSGKLHFSFYTGPAVVPGHIPLDTDSVLLVLNGREEQKISYATQWLQHVQTLVQAHQVLHVAVVLLGNEQCNNNWIEPYLRKHGGFVDLLFLVYDSPWVNEKDVYQWPLGVATYRRFPVVTPRSEMLNSRRPYLCNFLGTVYMNSSRVTLMEVLRRKELDKHCITTVRDKWLPRETGDSLRKYQEALLQSDVTLCPVGVNTECYRIYEACSYGSVPVVEDIMTPGNCGNSSVAHSAPLQLLKAMGAPFIFVKDWGELPAVLEKEIQMTLLEKHERRKKLVAWYSRFKLDLKEQLTDAIENTFFKSG, from the exons ATGAAATTCAGTTGCAGAAGAATCTGTTCTTTTATCGTTTTAGTGTATTTAGTCTTTTCTCTTTACGCTGCTTATAACGTCTTTTTCAAGAGAGCAACAGTTTCTCGAGTCCACAGGGTCACTG tgaGCACGCTTCAGCCTTTAAAGCTAGGTCATGGAAAAGACCTggctcagtcagacgagaggggTGACTGGAATCCATGGGAAGAGGATGACAAGTTAGACACTATTGCTTTACAACAGAAGCACAAAGTCAGTGTTAAAGTACAAGAGCGAATTGCCCAAAATAGACCCAAAGTACACAAAGTACAGATCTGGGGAAAGGCTGCTATTG GACTTTATCTCTGGGAACATATTCTAGAAGGACAGCTTGAGCCAGCTGATGCAGCAGCACAATGGAGAGAAGGGGAATTGCGTTCAGGGAAATTACATTTCAG TTTTTACACAGGCCCTGCAGTTGTGCCAGGACACATACCTCTGGATACAGATAGTGTCCTTCTGGTGCTGAATGGAAGAGAGGAACAGAAGATCTCTTATGCCACCCAGTGGTTGCAGCACGTACAAACACTAGTGCAGGCACACCAAGTTCTTCACGTGGCAGTGGTGCTCTTGGGTAATGAGCAGTGCAATAACAACTGGATTGAACCATACCTCAGAAAGCATGGAGGATTTGTTGACTTACTTTTCTTGGTCTATGATAGCCCCTGGGTCAATGAAAAAGATGTGTACCAGTGGCCACTTGGAGTGGCAAC GTACAGACGGTTTCCAGTTGTAACCCCCAGAAGTGAGATGCTGAATTCAAGAAGACCGTATCTGTGCAATTTCTTGGGAACTGTCTACATGAACTCTTCCAGAGTGACACTAATGGAGGTTTTGAGACGCAAAGAGCTTGACAAGCATTGCATCACTACTGTCAGAGACAA gtgGCTTCCACGTGAGACAGGAGACAGTTTAAGAAAGTATCAAGAGGCTTTGCTGCAGAGTGATGTCACCCTGTGTCCTGTTGGAGTAAACACAGAATGCTACAGGATTTATGAAGCCTGCTCGTATGGCTCTGTCCCTGTTGTGGAAGATATCATGACCCCTGGGAATTGCGGAAATTCATCTGTAGCCCACAGTGCTCCTTTACAATTGCTAAAAGCAATGGGGGCACCATTTATATTTGTTAAAGACTGGGGAGAACTACCTGCTGTGCTAGAAAAGGAGATACAAATGACATTGCTAGAAAAacatgaaagaagaaaaaaactggtGGCGTGGTATAGTCGTTTCAAACTGGATCTAAAGGAACAATTAACAGATGCCATAGAAAAtactttctttaaaagtggttga
- the rxylt1 gene encoding ribitol-5-phosphate xylosyltransferase 1 isoform X2 → MERRGIAFREITFQVATQTAAVDTGPPIAVVSCNKKFSLTCFYTGPAVVPGHIPLDTDSVLLVLNGREEQKISYATQWLQHVQTLVQAHQVLHVAVVLLGNEQCNNNWIEPYLRKHGGFVDLLFLVYDSPWVNEKDVYQWPLGVATYRRFPVVTPRSEMLNSRRPYLCNFLGTVYMNSSRVTLMEVLRRKELDKHCITTVRDKWLPRETGDSLRKYQEALLQSDVTLCPVGVNTECYRIYEACSYGSVPVVEDIMTPGNCGNSSVAHSAPLQLLKAMGAPFIFVKDWGELPAVLEKEIQMTLLEKHERRKKLVAWYSRFKLDLKEQLTDAIENTFFKSG, encoded by the exons ATGGAGAGAAGGGGAATTGCGTTCAGGGAAATTACATTTCAG GTAGCTACACAGACTGCTGCAGTGGACACTGGACCCCCTATAGCTGTAGTTAGTTGTAATAAAAAGTTCAGCCTGACATG TTTTTACACAGGCCCTGCAGTTGTGCCAGGACACATACCTCTGGATACAGATAGTGTCCTTCTGGTGCTGAATGGAAGAGAGGAACAGAAGATCTCTTATGCCACCCAGTGGTTGCAGCACGTACAAACACTAGTGCAGGCACACCAAGTTCTTCACGTGGCAGTGGTGCTCTTGGGTAATGAGCAGTGCAATAACAACTGGATTGAACCATACCTCAGAAAGCATGGAGGATTTGTTGACTTACTTTTCTTGGTCTATGATAGCCCCTGGGTCAATGAAAAAGATGTGTACCAGTGGCCACTTGGAGTGGCAAC GTACAGACGGTTTCCAGTTGTAACCCCCAGAAGTGAGATGCTGAATTCAAGAAGACCGTATCTGTGCAATTTCTTGGGAACTGTCTACATGAACTCTTCCAGAGTGACACTAATGGAGGTTTTGAGACGCAAAGAGCTTGACAAGCATTGCATCACTACTGTCAGAGACAA gtgGCTTCCACGTGAGACAGGAGACAGTTTAAGAAAGTATCAAGAGGCTTTGCTGCAGAGTGATGTCACCCTGTGTCCTGTTGGAGTAAACACAGAATGCTACAGGATTTATGAAGCCTGCTCGTATGGCTCTGTCCCTGTTGTGGAAGATATCATGACCCCTGGGAATTGCGGAAATTCATCTGTAGCCCACAGTGCTCCTTTACAATTGCTAAAAGCAATGGGGGCACCATTTATATTTGTTAAAGACTGGGGAGAACTACCTGCTGTGCTAGAAAAGGAGATACAAATGACATTGCTAGAAAAacatgaaagaagaaaaaaactggtGGCGTGGTATAGTCGTTTCAAACTGGATCTAAAGGAACAATTAACAGATGCCATAGAAAAtactttctttaaaagtggttga
- the rxylt1 gene encoding ribitol-5-phosphate xylosyltransferase 1 isoform X3, with the protein MQVATQTAAVDTGPPIAVVSCNKKFSLTCFYTGPAVVPGHIPLDTDSVLLVLNGREEQKISYATQWLQHVQTLVQAHQVLHVAVVLLGNEQCNNNWIEPYLRKHGGFVDLLFLVYDSPWVNEKDVYQWPLGVATYRRFPVVTPRSEMLNSRRPYLCNFLGTVYMNSSRVTLMEVLRRKELDKHCITTVRDKWLPRETGDSLRKYQEALLQSDVTLCPVGVNTECYRIYEACSYGSVPVVEDIMTPGNCGNSSVAHSAPLQLLKAMGAPFIFVKDWGELPAVLEKEIQMTLLEKHERRKKLVAWYSRFKLDLKEQLTDAIENTFFKSG; encoded by the exons ATGCAGGTAGCTACACAGACTGCTGCAGTGGACACTGGACCCCCTATAGCTGTAGTTAGTTGTAATAAAAAGTTCAGCCTGACATG TTTTTACACAGGCCCTGCAGTTGTGCCAGGACACATACCTCTGGATACAGATAGTGTCCTTCTGGTGCTGAATGGAAGAGAGGAACAGAAGATCTCTTATGCCACCCAGTGGTTGCAGCACGTACAAACACTAGTGCAGGCACACCAAGTTCTTCACGTGGCAGTGGTGCTCTTGGGTAATGAGCAGTGCAATAACAACTGGATTGAACCATACCTCAGAAAGCATGGAGGATTTGTTGACTTACTTTTCTTGGTCTATGATAGCCCCTGGGTCAATGAAAAAGATGTGTACCAGTGGCCACTTGGAGTGGCAAC GTACAGACGGTTTCCAGTTGTAACCCCCAGAAGTGAGATGCTGAATTCAAGAAGACCGTATCTGTGCAATTTCTTGGGAACTGTCTACATGAACTCTTCCAGAGTGACACTAATGGAGGTTTTGAGACGCAAAGAGCTTGACAAGCATTGCATCACTACTGTCAGAGACAA gtgGCTTCCACGTGAGACAGGAGACAGTTTAAGAAAGTATCAAGAGGCTTTGCTGCAGAGTGATGTCACCCTGTGTCCTGTTGGAGTAAACACAGAATGCTACAGGATTTATGAAGCCTGCTCGTATGGCTCTGTCCCTGTTGTGGAAGATATCATGACCCCTGGGAATTGCGGAAATTCATCTGTAGCCCACAGTGCTCCTTTACAATTGCTAAAAGCAATGGGGGCACCATTTATATTTGTTAAAGACTGGGGAGAACTACCTGCTGTGCTAGAAAAGGAGATACAAATGACATTGCTAGAAAAacatgaaagaagaaaaaaactggtGGCGTGGTATAGTCGTTTCAAACTGGATCTAAAGGAACAATTAACAGATGCCATAGAAAAtactttctttaaaagtggttga